The Pogona vitticeps strain Pit_001003342236 chromosome 3, PviZW2.1, whole genome shotgun sequence genome includes a window with the following:
- the THAP4 gene encoding peroxynitrite isomerase THAP4 isoform X1 codes for MVICCAALNCSNRQGKAPRGRAAVSFHRFPLKDSKRLIQWLKAVQRDNWTPTKYSFLCSEHFTKDSFSKRLEDQHRLLKPTAVPTIFQDSEKKGSSRDHVRRKRRIASQTVQGDDNQSKEGSNEVIVGILSSDQHLIVEGMKEMEQVTLQAEIGSMSEQGENFQVQLEGSLRRMLADNLVTKVVQSKPEKQPLDDCTETIIHPECLKMDKSGISADDFTPPVSGACKFIGSLHSYSFFSKHTRERSSLPKEQLERKRLRRTMEPSCSSNTGDQNTTLTEATSTSSLTAIPQKPPQTISASPADLTPKPATEAVVGQKGETDANPMSINEVIMSASGACKLIDSLHSYCFSSRQNKSQVCCLREQVEKKNGELKQLRQKISRSDSQVRKLKEKLNELKRINFPFLNNLLSQDGGQYLLHLHKTPQLNPVIEPLSWMLGTWLSDPPGDGTFPTMKPFQYLEEVHISHVGQPMLNFSFNAFHPDTRKPMHRECGFIRIKPDTNKVAFISAQNTGLVEVEEGEVNGQELSIASHSVARISFAKKPHVEQITRKFRLNSDGKLEQTVCMGTTTQPMTQHLHITYKKVTP; via the exons ATGGTGATCTGTTGCGCGGCGCTGAATTGCTCCAACCGGCAGGGCAAAGCTCCCCGGGGTCGGGCGGCCGTCTCCTTCCACAG GTTTCCGTTAAAGGACTCAAAGCGATTGATCCAGTGGTTAAAAGCAGTTCAGAGGGACAACTGGACTCCCACCAAATATTCCTTTCTCTGCAGTGAGCACTTCACTAAAGACAGCTTTTCGAAACGGCTGGAAGACCAGCACCGGCTGCTGAAACCTACAGCTGTGCCAACTATTTTCCAGGATTCTGAAAAAAAGGGGAGCAGTAGGGATCATgtcagaaggaagagaagaatagCAAGCCAGACTGTACAAGGAGATGACAATCAGTCAAAGGAAGGAAGCAATGAGGTAATTGTGGGAATCTTATCATCTGACCAGCACTTGATagtggaaggaatgaaagaaatggAACAAGTGACTCTTCAAGCAGAAATTGGGTCAATGTCGGAGCAGGGAGAAAATTTTCAGGTTCAGCTTGAAGGTTCCCTGAGAAGGATGTTGGCAGATAACCTAGTCACAAAAGTAGTCCAGAGCAAGCCAGAAAAGCAACCCCTAGATGACTGTACTGAAACGATTATCCATCCAGAGTGCCTGAAAATGGACAAAAGTGGTATATCAGCGGATGACTTCACACCTCCAGTCTCTGGGGCATGCAAATTTATTGGGTCTCTTCACTCATATAGCTTTTTCTCCAAGCACACTAGAGAGAGGTCATCTCTTCCAAAGGAACAATTAGAAAGAAAACGGTTACGGAGAACCATGGAACCAAGCTGTAGTAGCAACACTGGAGATCAGAACACTACTTTAACAGAAGCCACTTCAACTTCCTCTCTCACTGCTATCCCACAGAAACCTCCTCAGACCATTTCTGCCTCTCCTGCAGATCTGACTCCTAAACCAGCAACAGAAGCTGTTGTAGGTCAGAAGGGAGAGACTGATGCCAACCCCATGTCAATCAATGAGGTAATCATGTCTGCTTCAGGAGCTTGCAAGCTCATTGACTCCCTCCATTCATATTGCTTCTCCTCTAGGCAAAACAAAAGCCAAGTTTGCTGTTTGAGAGAACAGGTAGAGAAGAAGAATGGGGAACTGAAGCAGTTGAGACAAAAGATCAGCCGCTCAGATAGCCAAGTTAGGAAGTTAAAGGAAAAACTCAATGAACTGAAGAGGATCAATTTCCCATTCCTGAACAACCTGCTGTCCCAAGACGGTGGTCAGTATCTTCTGCACTTGCACA AAACCCCACAGCTGAACCCTGTGATTGAGCCTCTCTCCTGGATGCTGGGCACCTGGCTGTCCGACCCACCAGGAGATGGTACTTTCCCTACAATGAAGCCCTTTCAATACCTCGAAGAAGTGCACATCTCTCATGTAGGCCAGCCCATGCTGAATTTCTC ATTCAATGCCTTCCATCCAGACACCAGAAAGCCAATGCATCGAGAATGTGGATTTATCCGCATCAAACCTGACACTAATAAGGTGGCCTTCATCAGTGCTCAGAACACAG GTTTGGTGGAGGTGGAAGAGGGAGAAGTAAATGGACAGGAGCTCTCTATAGCATCTCACTCTGTAGCAAGGATCTCCTTTGCTAAGAAACCCCATGTAGAGCAA
- the THAP4 gene encoding peroxynitrite isomerase THAP4 isoform X2 codes for MVICCAALNCSNRQGKAPRGRAAVSFHRFPLKDSKRLIQWLKAVQRDNWTPTKYSFLCSEHFTKDSFSKRLEDQHRLLKPTAVPTIFQDSEKKGSSRDHVRRKRRIASQTVQGDDNQSKEGSNEVIVGILSSDQHLIVEGMKEMEQVTLQAEIGSMSEQGENFQVQLEGSLRRMLADNLVTKVVQSKPEKQPLDDCTETIIHPECLKMDKSGISADDFTPPVSGACKFIGSLHSYSFFSKHTRERSSLPKEQLERKRLRRTMEPSCSSNTGDQNTTLTEATSTSSLTAIPQKPPQTISASPADLTPKPATEAVVGQKGETDANPMSINEVIMSASGACKLIDSLHSYCFSSRQNKSQVCCLREQVEKKNGELKQLRQKISRSDSQVRKLKEKLNELKRINFPFLNNLLSQDGETPQLNPVIEPLSWMLGTWLSDPPGDGTFPTMKPFQYLEEVHISHVGQPMLNFSFNAFHPDTRKPMHRECGFIRIKPDTNKVAFISAQNTGLVEVEEGEVNGQELSIASHSVARISFAKKPHVEQITRKFRLNSDGKLEQTVCMGTTTQPMTQHLHITYKKVTP; via the exons ATGGTGATCTGTTGCGCGGCGCTGAATTGCTCCAACCGGCAGGGCAAAGCTCCCCGGGGTCGGGCGGCCGTCTCCTTCCACAG GTTTCCGTTAAAGGACTCAAAGCGATTGATCCAGTGGTTAAAAGCAGTTCAGAGGGACAACTGGACTCCCACCAAATATTCCTTTCTCTGCAGTGAGCACTTCACTAAAGACAGCTTTTCGAAACGGCTGGAAGACCAGCACCGGCTGCTGAAACCTACAGCTGTGCCAACTATTTTCCAGGATTCTGAAAAAAAGGGGAGCAGTAGGGATCATgtcagaaggaagagaagaatagCAAGCCAGACTGTACAAGGAGATGACAATCAGTCAAAGGAAGGAAGCAATGAGGTAATTGTGGGAATCTTATCATCTGACCAGCACTTGATagtggaaggaatgaaagaaatggAACAAGTGACTCTTCAAGCAGAAATTGGGTCAATGTCGGAGCAGGGAGAAAATTTTCAGGTTCAGCTTGAAGGTTCCCTGAGAAGGATGTTGGCAGATAACCTAGTCACAAAAGTAGTCCAGAGCAAGCCAGAAAAGCAACCCCTAGATGACTGTACTGAAACGATTATCCATCCAGAGTGCCTGAAAATGGACAAAAGTGGTATATCAGCGGATGACTTCACACCTCCAGTCTCTGGGGCATGCAAATTTATTGGGTCTCTTCACTCATATAGCTTTTTCTCCAAGCACACTAGAGAGAGGTCATCTCTTCCAAAGGAACAATTAGAAAGAAAACGGTTACGGAGAACCATGGAACCAAGCTGTAGTAGCAACACTGGAGATCAGAACACTACTTTAACAGAAGCCACTTCAACTTCCTCTCTCACTGCTATCCCACAGAAACCTCCTCAGACCATTTCTGCCTCTCCTGCAGATCTGACTCCTAAACCAGCAACAGAAGCTGTTGTAGGTCAGAAGGGAGAGACTGATGCCAACCCCATGTCAATCAATGAGGTAATCATGTCTGCTTCAGGAGCTTGCAAGCTCATTGACTCCCTCCATTCATATTGCTTCTCCTCTAGGCAAAACAAAAGCCAAGTTTGCTGTTTGAGAGAACAGGTAGAGAAGAAGAATGGGGAACTGAAGCAGTTGAGACAAAAGATCAGCCGCTCAGATAGCCAAGTTAGGAAGTTAAAGGAAAAACTCAATGAACTGAAGAGGATCAATTTCCCATTCCTGAACAACCTGCTGTCCCAAGACGGTG AAACCCCACAGCTGAACCCTGTGATTGAGCCTCTCTCCTGGATGCTGGGCACCTGGCTGTCCGACCCACCAGGAGATGGTACTTTCCCTACAATGAAGCCCTTTCAATACCTCGAAGAAGTGCACATCTCTCATGTAGGCCAGCCCATGCTGAATTTCTC ATTCAATGCCTTCCATCCAGACACCAGAAAGCCAATGCATCGAGAATGTGGATTTATCCGCATCAAACCTGACACTAATAAGGTGGCCTTCATCAGTGCTCAGAACACAG GTTTGGTGGAGGTGGAAGAGGGAGAAGTAAATGGACAGGAGCTCTCTATAGCATCTCACTCTGTAGCAAGGATCTCCTTTGCTAAGAAACCCCATGTAGAGCAA
- the THAP4 gene encoding peroxynitrite isomerase THAP4 isoform X3 yields MKEMEQVTLQAEIGSMSEQGENFQVQLEGSLRRMLADNLVTKVVQSKPEKQPLDDCTETIIHPECLKMDKSGISADDFTPPVSGACKFIGSLHSYSFFSKHTRERSSLPKEQLERKRLRRTMEPSCSSNTGDQNTTLTEATSTSSLTAIPQKPPQTISASPADLTPKPATEAVVGQKGETDANPMSINEVIMSASGACKLIDSLHSYCFSSRQNKSQVCCLREQVEKKNGELKQLRQKISRSDSQVRKLKEKLNELKRINFPFLNNLLSQDGGQYLLHLHKTPQLNPVIEPLSWMLGTWLSDPPGDGTFPTMKPFQYLEEVHISHVGQPMLNFSFNAFHPDTRKPMHRECGFIRIKPDTNKVAFISAQNTGLVEVEEGEVNGQELSIASHSVARISFAKKPHVEQITRKFRLNSDGKLEQTVCMGTTTQPMTQHLHITYKKVTP; encoded by the exons atgaaagaaatggAACAAGTGACTCTTCAAGCAGAAATTGGGTCAATGTCGGAGCAGGGAGAAAATTTTCAGGTTCAGCTTGAAGGTTCCCTGAGAAGGATGTTGGCAGATAACCTAGTCACAAAAGTAGTCCAGAGCAAGCCAGAAAAGCAACCCCTAGATGACTGTACTGAAACGATTATCCATCCAGAGTGCCTGAAAATGGACAAAAGTGGTATATCAGCGGATGACTTCACACCTCCAGTCTCTGGGGCATGCAAATTTATTGGGTCTCTTCACTCATATAGCTTTTTCTCCAAGCACACTAGAGAGAGGTCATCTCTTCCAAAGGAACAATTAGAAAGAAAACGGTTACGGAGAACCATGGAACCAAGCTGTAGTAGCAACACTGGAGATCAGAACACTACTTTAACAGAAGCCACTTCAACTTCCTCTCTCACTGCTATCCCACAGAAACCTCCTCAGACCATTTCTGCCTCTCCTGCAGATCTGACTCCTAAACCAGCAACAGAAGCTGTTGTAGGTCAGAAGGGAGAGACTGATGCCAACCCCATGTCAATCAATGAGGTAATCATGTCTGCTTCAGGAGCTTGCAAGCTCATTGACTCCCTCCATTCATATTGCTTCTCCTCTAGGCAAAACAAAAGCCAAGTTTGCTGTTTGAGAGAACAGGTAGAGAAGAAGAATGGGGAACTGAAGCAGTTGAGACAAAAGATCAGCCGCTCAGATAGCCAAGTTAGGAAGTTAAAGGAAAAACTCAATGAACTGAAGAGGATCAATTTCCCATTCCTGAACAACCTGCTGTCCCAAGACGGTGGTCAGTATCTTCTGCACTTGCACA AAACCCCACAGCTGAACCCTGTGATTGAGCCTCTCTCCTGGATGCTGGGCACCTGGCTGTCCGACCCACCAGGAGATGGTACTTTCCCTACAATGAAGCCCTTTCAATACCTCGAAGAAGTGCACATCTCTCATGTAGGCCAGCCCATGCTGAATTTCTC ATTCAATGCCTTCCATCCAGACACCAGAAAGCCAATGCATCGAGAATGTGGATTTATCCGCATCAAACCTGACACTAATAAGGTGGCCTTCATCAGTGCTCAGAACACAG GTTTGGTGGAGGTGGAAGAGGGAGAAGTAAATGGACAGGAGCTCTCTATAGCATCTCACTCTGTAGCAAGGATCTCCTTTGCTAAGAAACCCCATGTAGAGCAA